The Microcystis panniformis FACHB-1757 region CCGACTAAATACCAATCACCGTAACCCATAGCTTTTAGGGTAGCGTATTCGGGTAAGTGATCGGTGACATCGGAATAGAGAATTTGATAGACAATGACGATACCGACGATAAAACCCACTACTGTACCTAAACCAAAGATAAAACCAATGGCTGTACTATTAGCCCAATAGGTTTTTTCCCTTTCAGCAAATTCTTCTAAAGTAAGGACTATTACTTCATTTTTAGGGAAAAGTGCCTGTAAATTGCCCTTAACTGCTTCGATATTTGCCCCTGGTTGCAGTTTCACCAGTCCTATATCGATTTCGTGGGGTTGACGTTCGGGAAAGAGCCTTAAAAAGGTAGAATCACTGCTAATGACGTTACTATCGGCAGCAAAGGAGGCACCAAGGGTAAAAATTCCCGCTACCTGTACCTCTTTTTTATTTAACTGAACTGTCAAATCGGGGTTTTTCTGGAGTAAATCGGCAATTGGACCGAATTCTGGTCTTCCTGCCTGATCGTACAAGACGCGATTTAACATCTTCAGATCACTGGATTTTTGATTAACTTCCGGGAGGGTAAAAACCCGTTGACTGGGATCAAAACCAAAGACTAAAGTAGTTCTTTCTAGGGCAGTTTCGGGATTGCGCCACTGGGCCGAAGCAATATAAACTGAGGCTAAAGATTGAATGCCCTCGACTCTTTGAGCTTGGTACAAGCGATCGCGTGAAAAACTTTTCACGGCAAAGAGGGTATCGAATTGGGGATTAATCAGGACTAAATCCGCATTGAGGACATAATGGGGTTTAACGGAAGCATCAAATAAGGCATCCCGAAACCCCAACTGTGTGAAAATTAGGAAGTCAGCAAAAGCAATCCCGGCAATAGCCACAATCAAACGGGTTTTCTCTCGCGTCACCTGTAACCAAGATAGGGGCGTTTTTTTGAATAGATGGGTTAGTTTCATTGGGTGTTGGGGTTTTGGGGTTTTGGGGTGTTGGGGTGTTGGGGTGTTGGGGTGTTGGGGTGTTGGGGTTTTAGTTGAAATTCCCCACTTCCCCACTTCCCCACTTCCCCACTTCCCCACTTCCCGTAAAACCTACTCATTGATAGTTACAGTTACTTGGGAATTGGTTAAACCTGCCACTTTTTGACTGTTTTTGCGATCTAAGGCAATGCGGACAGAGATAACTTTGCGATCAAAGTTTTCTCCCGGTTGATTGCTGAAGATATTTTGTTGGTCAACTTTTAAAGCAATTAAGCGCACTTTTCCGCTAACTTCGCCCTTAAACGCCGATCCAGTAATCGTGGCAGTTTGTCCCTTGCGAATTTTCCCGATATCGCTTTGATAGATTTCGGCAATTACCTCCATGCGATCGGTTTCAGCGAGGTCAACAATTCCTTGATCGCTGATTTGTTCCCCGATACGGGTATTGACTTTAATCACTTTGCCGGTAATTGGCGATCGAATATAAGCCTGATTTAACTCGGTTTGGGCTTTTTTAACGGCAACTAGGGCAGCATTTACATCCGCTTCGGCTGCCTGCACATCGACTCCCCGCACTTCTGAGACTTGATTTAAAGTGGATCTGGCCTCTTTGATCTGCTGTTGACCGGTGGATTCAATCCGGGCTAGGGTAGTCTTGGCTTCTTGTATCTGTTGTTTACCGGTGCTTTCAATTCTCTCTAGGGTAACTTTTGCTTCTGTTAATTGTTGATTACTGGTTTCTAAATTCAGTCTTTTACTATCAAAACTAGAGGCGGAAATTGCCCCTTCTTGATAGAGTTTTTCGTAGCGATCGAATTCAGCTTTGGCATTGCGATATTCTGCTTCTAATTTAGCAATTGTCGCTTTTTGGGCAGCCCTATCCCCTTCTAATTGCGCTGTTAATCTTTGGATAGTTGTCCGTTGGGTTGCTTGATCCCCTACCCATTGTGCCTGGATTTTCCGCACGTTAGCGGCATTAGCATCGATTTCTCCGACTTTTGCCCCAGCTTTCACCTGTTCTAGTTTGGCTGCGGCTACTTTCACCTGTTCTTGTGCCTGTCGCAGGTTATCCTCTAATCTTTCCTGACTTTCGAGAATGGCGATTATTTGTCCCTTTTTGACGCTATCGCCTTCATCCACTAATAATTGCATGACTCGATCGGAATCAAGCAACATCGGGGCAGATATGCTGATAATTTCTGTCCTCGGTTCAATTCTGCCTAAAGCGGTGATTTTTTGCGGTGTGGGAGAGGCAATTACAGGGGTTTTGGTTTCGGGTTTGGGGGCGACTTGGGAAAGACTATAAAAGGTGGTTATTCCTAATAATCCTGTGCCTAATACTATTAACCCGATCATTAACTTTTGATTGGGTTTCACAAAAGTTTTACCTTTCATAATTTTTTAGTTAATAAGTGATTTTTGGGGATTAACAGTTTTTCTGCAAATAAGTAGTAAGAATTTTACCTAATAATTCCATTTGTTCATCGATCACAATCTGTTCATTGCACCACAGGCGCTCTAATATCAGTCCATTAATAACGCTGACAACTAACCAAGCTACACTCGGATCGCTAATACCTAAAATCTCGATTACTGCCTTATGATAGCGGCGATCAACGCGCTCAAAAAGTTGACTACGACTCAGTTCTTCTCGTCCTTGGTATTGAGAATAATCAATCCATAAGAATAATTGTTTGATACAGGAATCCTCGCGATTAGTCATAAATTTTCCGAGAATTTTTA contains the following coding sequences:
- the devC gene encoding ABC transporter permease DevC; protein product: MKLTHLFKKTPLSWLQVTREKTRLIVAIAGIAFADFLIFTQLGFRDALFDASVKPHYVLNADLVLINPQFDTLFAVKSFSRDRLYQAQRVEGIQSLASVYIASAQWRNPETALERTTLVFGFDPSQRVFTLPEVNQKSSDLKMLNRVLYDQAGRPEFGPIADLLQKNPDLTVQLNKKEVQVAGIFTLGASFAADSNVISSDSTFLRLFPERQPHEIDIGLVKLQPGANIEAVKGNLQALFPKNEVIVLTLEEFAEREKTYWANSTAIGFIFGLGTVVGFIVGIVIVYQILYSDVTDHLPEYATLKAMGYGDWYLVGVLMQEALLLAVLGYIPGFIVSLGVYNLASSATLLPIVMTTARAIEVLILTIIMCIASGIVAMGKLRTADPADIF
- a CDS encoding HlyD family efflux transporter periplasmic adaptor subunit → MKGKTFVKPNQKLMIGLIVLGTGLLGITTFYSLSQVAPKPETKTPVIASPTPQKITALGRIEPRTEIISISAPMLLDSDRVMQLLVDEGDSVKKGQIIAILESQERLEDNLRQAQEQVKVAAAKLEQVKAGAKVGEIDANAANVRKIQAQWVGDQATQRTTIQRLTAQLEGDRAAQKATIAKLEAEYRNAKAEFDRYEKLYQEGAISASSFDSKRLNLETSNQQLTEAKVTLERIESTGKQQIQEAKTTLARIESTGQQQIKEARSTLNQVSEVRGVDVQAAEADVNAALVAVKKAQTELNQAYIRSPITGKVIKVNTRIGEQISDQGIVDLAETDRMEVIAEIYQSDIGKIRKGQTATITGSAFKGEVSGKVRLIALKVDQQNIFSNQPGENFDRKVISVRIALDRKNSQKVAGLTNSQVTVTINE
- a CDS encoding TetR/AcrR family transcriptional regulator, which gives rise to MPKIVDVEQYRKELLLKSAELFAEKGYADMTTRELAQGLGVSTGTLYHYFPSKAALFEQLVEEMCREDVLLAKVEIDRGKTLIEKLKILGKFMTNREDSCIKQLFLWIDYSQYQGREELSRSQLFERVDRRYHKAVIEILGISDPSVAWLVVSVINGLILERLWCNEQIVIDEQMELLGKILTTYLQKNC